The following proteins are encoded in a genomic region of Zea mays cultivar B73 chromosome 9, Zm-B73-REFERENCE-NAM-5.0, whole genome shotgun sequence:
- the LOC118473290 gene encoding protein FAR1-RELATED SEQUENCE 5-like: MTFSNVDEAYNFYSQYAYEVGFPLKKYRERKNCKWLNCSMEGKNAERVAGNPRIRNTCSKRTQCKAGMKLKKIYDDAKENVISVRIDLVNYEHNHEFLKKDTEKGQLQCNKTHDREYMEFLSAMQESRIPPHCIMDFVTEMHGGPENVPITVQDMSNLKKAWQRERNANDVSKLLSFFSLCKKDNPQFFSDFQLDKEGKILSIFWSHASQQAEYIDFGDAVTFDTTHKTNMYDKPLGMFVGSNHHLQCTIFGFALLGDETVDTFEWVFNTFKTCMGCDGPRVMLTDQDPAMPIALGRVFPNTIHRLCLWHVQNRYMPHLNELYARFEDMDFKTRFQSIIHHPLNEMEFEAAWQMMLDDFHLHENNTLARLYDIRRDWVPAFFKGDYCGLMVSTQRSESMNKLVKSAHVDASTPLHQFAKQMMKLLHSRKMKEAKEALGCMVEDCDCVVPVPQS; the protein is encoded by the exons atgacatttagtaacgtggatgaggcgtataatttttatagtcaatatgcatacgaggtaggatttccgttgaagaaatatagggagcggaagaattgtaaatggttgaactgttcaatggaaggaaagaatgctgaaagggtagctggaaatccaaggatacgtaacacatgttcgaaacgaacacagtgcaaggctgggatgaaactcaaaaaaatctacgatgatgctaaagagaatgttatttctgttcggattgatctggtaaactatgagcataatcatgaatttttgaagaaagatacagaaaaagggcaattgcaatgcaacaaaacacatgatcgtgaatatatggagttccttagtgcgatgcaagaaagcaggattccaccacattgcataatgGATTTTGTTACTGAAATGCATGGTGGCCCAGAAAACGTTCCAATAACCGTGCAGGACATGAGTAACCT GAAAAAAGCATGGCAAAGGGAGagaaatgcaaatgatgtgtCAAAACTGTTATCTTTTTTTTCATTATGCAAGAAAGATAATCCACAGTTTTTTTCAGACTTTCAACTGgacaaagaagggaaaattttaagcatattttggtcccatgctagccagcaagccgagtacattgattttggtgatgcagttacttttgatactacacataagactaatatgtatgataagccattaggcatgtttgttggttcgaaccaccacctacaatgcacaatatttgggtttgctttactaggagacgagacagttgatacattcgagtgggtattcaatacgttcaaaacatgcatgggatgtgacggaccacgagtgatgctgacag atcaaGACCCTGCCATGCCAATTGCACTTGGCAGAGTATTCCCAAACACAATACATCGATTGTGTTTGTGGCATGTGCAAAACAGGTATATGCCCCACTTGAATGAATTATATGCAAGATTTGAGGACATGGATTTCAAAAcaaggttccaatctataatacatcatccattGAATGAAATGGAGTTCGAGGCAGCCTGGCAAATGATGCTTGATGATTTCCACCTACACGAGAACAACACCCTTGCCAGATTATATGACATACGCAGAGATTGGGTACCTGCATTTTTCAAAGGAGATTATTGTGGTCTTATGGTCTCTACACAACGAAGCGAGAGCATGAACAAGTTAGTGAAGAGTGCCCACGTGGATGCAAGCACACCGCTTCATCAATTTGCAAAGCAAATGATGAAGCTACTGCATAGTAGGAAGATGAAAGAGGCCAAAGAGGCACTAGGATGCATGGTTGAGGATTGCGACTGTGTCGTTCCTGTTCCTCAAAGTTGA
- the LOC109942337 gene encoding uncharacterized protein, with protein sequence MSTPVSQVDTQFTDTQGKHGDGGKNMPTNTNVTPKATPHMDPDAPIFDATPQIKSTGGVQQVAETDLPDSGPCFDQTPSEHVYVETDPATNTPQVGQASLDSEMQTVLALREYLCGLQSDTGRTIIDYGEYSATCSDIYESFADGKCLDNGFMQCFIQCVIDDAKNQHTSMSSNSLVLDVNVGVNYCNLHTPFSYTN encoded by the exons ATGTCTACTCCAGTTTCTCAGGTGGATACGCAGTTTACAGACACACAG GGTAAACATGGTGACGGTGGCAAGAACATGCCGACCAATACAAACGTCACTCCTAAAGCAACACCACACATGGATCCTGACGCGCCGATATTTGATGCGACACCGCAAATCAAG TCTACTGGCGGCGTACAACAAGTGGCAGAAACAGACTTGCCTGACAGTGGTCCATGCtttgatcagactccatctgaACAT GTTTATGTTGAAACCGATCCAGCTACAAACACTCCACAGGTTGGCCAGGCTTCTCTTGATTCGGAGATGCAAACTGTGTTAGCTCTACGCGAATATTTGTGTGGTCTGCAATCTGACACCGGCAG GACCATAATAGATTATGGTGAATATTCAGCGACATGTTCTGACATATATGAATCTTTTGCCGATGGGAAGTGTCTCGACAATGGATTCATGCAGTGTTTCATCCAATGTGTTATTGATGATGCAAAAAATCAGCACACTTCCATGAGTTCGAACAGTTTGGTTCTTGATGTTAATGTTGGGGTAAACTATTGTAACTTACATACACCATTTTCATATACAAATTAG
- the LOC103639825 gene encoding uncharacterized protein → MKNVDRPPSNPKRIIIQSTQECFSVDIPRAPAGTVRPETRRAADEDDDFMPSSKKRNLDDSPGKVLKKVVTKRRKAVPPPRQKLNVRCNPQDVLVSIQILNDRQQQAIARRGFSSILDMRLDALGSRSHLAWLMEKLDPNDMTIRAGPGKELKITKDTVHLILGLPNAGGGTALGIDEAVVANNLRAELGLSKEDFGVTALQDRLRKGSDDDLSIRCFFLILFNRLLFPTASWGITNHEVLLTEQMDRFHQIDWCQLIFNDLCQAAKKWHNRSVTNVSTTIYGCSIVILLYYLDHLHDSAAPLNKRGTPRIKYFDRNIIQALTRADKGKIRKGEEAFGHCSFRSSSETCYTDVPPVYAQFKHKTRTNAFDVPRPDPSGQHSIHIELPLIRDLISSKLNQLPSRHRMGFIEKLSHFDAEVGKACSVIKQNLQQIVEKQFNLSDVFGELIDEVLRAEAGDNEDAYDVQKTTSKSDDHLPQTAG, encoded by the exons ATGAAGAACGTAGACCGACCACCTTCCAATCCAAAACGCATCATAATCCAGTCTACTCAGGAGTGCTTCAGCGTTGACATACCCCGTGCTCCGGCGGGGACTGTTAGACCCGAGACAAGGCGTGCTGCTGATGAGGATGATGACTTTATGCCATCATCCAAGAAGCGTAACTTGGACGACAGCCCTGGGAAAGTTTTGAAGAAGGTAGTCACTAAGCGGCGGAAAGCAGTGCCCCCACCCCGACAG AAGCTGAACGTCAGATGCAACCCCCAAGATGTGTTAGTAAGCATACAAATATTAAATGACAGACAGCAACAAGCAATTGCACGTAGGGGATTTTCTAGTATTCTTGATATGAGACTGGATGCACTCGGCAGCAGATCACACTTAGCTTGGCTGATGGAAAAGCTCGACCCCAATGACATGACAATTCGAGCTGGCCCTGGAAAGGAGCTGAAAATAACAAAGGATACGGTGCACCTAATTTTGGGTTTACCGAATGCTGGGGGAGGAACTGCATTGGGCATCGATGAAGCTGTTGTTGCCAACAATTTGAGAGCTGAACTTGGGCTATCGAAAGAAGATTTTGGGGTTACAGCTCTACAAGATCGTTTGAGGAAAGGTTCTGACGATGATTTAAGCATCAGATGCTTTTTCTTGATATTGTTCAATAGGTTGTTGTTCCCTACTGCCAGCTGGGGAATAACGAACCATGAGGTTCTTTTAACCGAGCAGATGGATCGTTTCCACCAGATTGACTGGTGTCAGCTTATTTTCAATGATTTATGCCAAGCTGCCAAGAAGTGGCATAACAGGAGCGTTACGAACGTTTCTACAACCATCTATGGATGTTCCATCGTTATTCTT ctgtattatttggatcatttGCATGACTCAGCGGCACCCCTGAACAAACGTGGAACACCACGAATCAAATACTTTGATAGGAATATTATTCAAGCCCTGACAAGAGCTGACAAGGGCAAGATACGCAAAGGAGAAGAAGCATTTGGACATTGCTCG TTCCGAAGCTCCTCAGAGACCTGCTACACAGATGTACCACCCGTTTATGCACAATTCAAG CATAAGACCAGGACCAATGCTTTTGATGTTCCTCGTCCTGACCCATCTGGACAGCACTCAATTCACATCGAACTCCCGCTCATCAGGGATTTGATATCAAGCAAGCTTAATCAGCTTCCATCCCGCCACCGCATGGGTTTCATAGAGAAGCTGTCACATTTTGATGCGGAGGTTGGTAAGGCGTGTTCAGTTATTAAACAGAATCTTCAGCAGAttgttgagaaacaattcaatctATCTGATGTTTTTGGCGAGTTAATTGATGAGGTCCTCCGTGCCGAGGCGGGTGACAACGAAGATGCTTATGATGTGCAGAAAACCACATCAAAATCAGATGATCATCTTCCCCAGACAGCTGGTTAG